The following proteins are encoded in a genomic region of Chryseobacterium cucumeris:
- a CDS encoding HlyD family secretion protein, whose product MKEDVLDNIELRSESVQDILTQPPHWMIRWGNTVIFIILLLILLMSYIIKYPEFVPAPIIVTSQNPPEKIEARTSSKIEKIFIKDHQEVKKNDVLMVMQSAANYKDILELKKLVDSITPDQLYSFPIAQASRFKLGELQGEYNSFAKAFQDEALFTRLQPYAPENLAANQSISEYKVRIATLKQQKNLESIKYDLTKKNFNRSQELFNQGVISAMELENEKIKYLQAQQNLENIKISISQMDEGISNLNKTKSGTAINTEKDRITYSSQTLQLLEQLRKSLKQWELNYLVISSTDGVASFQQFFGENQFVKVGEPILSILPKNKEQLVGRMSVPTTNSGKITPGEKVLIKLDNYRFQEYGIIEGKVQNISLIPDDKGNYYVDVILPKGLKTSYNKTLTFDKELRGSAEIVTQDLRLIERFFYQIRKLLGYQV is encoded by the coding sequence ATGAAAGAAGACGTTTTAGACAATATTGAACTCCGCTCAGAAAGCGTACAGGATATTCTTACCCAGCCGCCGCATTGGATGATCCGCTGGGGAAATACGGTGATATTTATTATCCTGCTATTGATTCTCTTAATGAGCTACATTATAAAATATCCCGAATTTGTACCGGCTCCTATTATTGTGACTTCTCAGAACCCTCCTGAGAAAATAGAAGCACGAACCAGCTCTAAAATTGAAAAAATATTCATAAAAGACCACCAGGAAGTTAAAAAGAATGATGTTCTGATGGTGATGCAGTCTGCAGCCAACTATAAGGATATTTTAGAGCTTAAAAAACTGGTAGACTCCATCACTCCCGATCAATTATACTCCTTCCCTATTGCCCAGGCTTCAAGATTTAAGCTCGGTGAATTACAGGGTGAGTACAACAGTTTTGCAAAAGCATTTCAGGACGAAGCCCTTTTTACAAGATTACAGCCATACGCTCCCGAAAATCTGGCGGCCAATCAGAGTATTTCAGAATATAAAGTAAGAATTGCCACATTAAAACAGCAGAAAAACCTGGAATCTATAAAGTATGATCTGACTAAGAAAAATTTCAACAGATCTCAGGAACTATTTAATCAGGGTGTTATCTCTGCTATGGAACTTGAAAACGAAAAAATCAAATATCTTCAGGCTCAGCAAAATCTTGAGAATATTAAAATTTCCATATCACAAATGGATGAAGGGATCTCCAACCTGAATAAAACCAAAAGCGGAACTGCCATTAACACAGAAAAAGACAGAATTACCTATTCGTCACAAACCCTGCAGCTTCTTGAACAGCTGCGAAAATCTTTGAAACAGTGGGAGCTGAACTATCTGGTGATCTCATCCACAGACGGCGTTGCCAGTTTTCAGCAGTTTTTCGGCGAGAATCAATTCGTAAAGGTAGGTGAACCCATCCTTTCTATTCTCCCTAAAAATAAAGAGCAGTTGGTTGGCAGAATGTCCGTACCTACAACAAACTCAGGAAAAATAACTCCGGGTGAAAAAGTTCTGATTAAACTGGATAACTACAGATTCCAGGAGTACGGTATCATCGAAGGAAAAGTACAGAACATCTCCCTAATTCCTGATGATAAAGGAAACTACTATGTAGATGTGATCTTGCCAAAAGGATTAAAAACGAGCTACAACAAGACACTTACATTCGATAAAGAGCTTAGAGGCAGTGCAGAGATTGTCACACAGGATCTGCGACTGATTGAAAGATTCTTCTATCAGATCAGAAAGCTGCTCGGATATCAGGTTTGA
- a CDS encoding TlpA family protein disulfide reductase, with translation MKKIYMLSAVLTAFALQAQFTVTIQTPADFKDQDAILYTLNGSKDIIVTKEQSKNSTWTFKYPGHYMGMMKVYFPGSNNTVSFISENKNVNFKLDIQNNKVKDVIYLDEANNLMSKQQEGSQKKELILPALAQIKEYYKDNTDFGKALKTEIDRLSGASSSIDAAQHPFIAYYNTNYSKFLSNSPDSVKKVDQEEIINFLDKSGDMLESSSLLRPLLVAYLNSGGNTNVTASVDKLLDRLKVETPRGQTVLSELIDIFDVYQMDEYKSKYLSLAKNLKCTINDRLASTLKSNANIEMGAVFPNYKFQSPVNTTAKSLHDIKADKKVVVFWSSTCSHCESELPKLLEKYNDLKSKNIQIVGLSLDVDKNSYTQKIAAFPWVNDSELRGWNSSYTDLYNIHATPTYFILDANNKIISKPDHVGDVLEYFKVK, from the coding sequence ATGAAAAAAATTTATATGCTATCTGCAGTTTTAACTGCATTTGCTCTGCAGGCTCAATTTACTGTTACAATTCAGACTCCGGCAGATTTTAAAGATCAGGACGCTATTTTATATACATTAAACGGATCGAAAGATATTATTGTTACTAAAGAACAGAGTAAGAATAGTACGTGGACTTTTAAATATCCGGGCCATTATATGGGGATGATGAAAGTCTATTTCCCTGGCTCCAATAATACCGTAAGCTTTATTTCTGAAAATAAAAATGTCAACTTTAAACTGGATATTCAGAATAATAAAGTGAAGGATGTTATCTATCTGGATGAAGCCAATAATCTGATGAGTAAACAACAGGAGGGTTCACAAAAGAAAGAGCTTATTTTACCGGCTTTAGCACAGATTAAAGAATATTATAAAGATAATACCGACTTTGGAAAAGCGCTGAAAACAGAAATTGACAGGCTTTCCGGTGCATCAAGCTCTATTGATGCAGCGCAACACCCGTTTATTGCTTATTACAATACGAATTACAGCAAGTTTCTTTCCAACTCTCCTGATTCCGTGAAAAAAGTAGATCAGGAAGAAATAATCAACTTTCTGGACAAATCCGGTGATATGCTTGAAAGCTCATCATTATTAAGACCTTTGTTGGTAGCTTATCTGAATTCAGGAGGGAATACAAACGTTACGGCGTCTGTTGATAAGTTATTGGATCGTTTAAAAGTAGAAACTCCAAGAGGGCAGACTGTATTGTCAGAATTGATTGATATTTTTGATGTCTATCAGATGGATGAATATAAGAGTAAATATCTGTCTCTTGCCAAAAATCTTAAGTGTACCATTAACGATAGACTTGCTTCTACGTTGAAATCGAACGCCAATATTGAAATGGGGGCGGTTTTCCCTAATTATAAGTTCCAGTCACCTGTTAATACCACTGCCAAATCATTACACGATATTAAAGCAGATAAAAAGGTCGTTGTCTTCTGGTCGTCCACATGTTCACACTGCGAAAGTGAACTTCCGAAACTTCTGGAAAAATACAATGACCTGAAATCAAAAAATATCCAGATTGTAGGACTGTCTTTGGATGTGGATAAGAATTCATATACCCAAAAAATCGCTGCATTTCCCTGGGTGAATGATTCCGAATTGAGAGGATGGAACAGCAGTTACACAGATTTGTATAATATTCATGCAACTCCGACGTATTTTATTTTAGATGCTAACAATAAGATAATCAGCAAACCAGATCATGTTGGAGATGTTTTAGAATATTTTAAGGTAAAATAA
- a CDS encoding signal peptidase: MKTINKLVLAFFLFAVSLANAAPPQPAIPGGGGNGGNGTGSPASPIDMYVYVLGIVAIGFIVYFTKKYKSVKA; this comes from the coding sequence ATGAAAACTATTAATAAACTAGTTCTGGCGTTTTTCCTGTTTGCTGTATCTTTAGCAAATGCCGCTCCACCACAACCAGCAATCCCGGGAGGAGGAGGAAACGGAGGAAATGGTACCGGGTCACCTGCCTCACCAATTGATATGTATGTATATGTACTTGGTATCGTAGCAATTGGATTTATTGTTTACTTTACAAAAAAGTACAAGAGCGTAAAAGCATAA